A region of the Corynebacterium endometrii genome:
AGCGCGCGGTTACCGCCCAGGGCGGCGCGTGGTTATATGGCCTAGCCTTTGACCCCACCAACAGCGAAACGCCACCCCCGCTGGCTATCAGCAGAGATGGCGTTCGTAACTCGAAAAGCGCTAAAGCCTCAGTATTAGCGACGCAGGCCCAGGCGGGAAATCAGGTCGCGGTAGCGGTCAACGTTGTTGGCCGCGAGGTACTTCAGCAGGCCACGGCGGCGACCTACGAGCAACAGCAGGCCACGACGGGAGTGGTGGTCATGCTTGTGGTACTTCAGGTGCTCAGTCAGAGTGTTGATGCGGGAGGTCAGCAGTGCAACCTGCGCCTCTGGGGAACCGGTATCGGTCTCGTGAAGGCCGTACTCCTTAAGGATTTCAGCCTTCTTCTCAGTGCTCAATGCCATGGATTTACTCCTCATATTTCAGTCCACACAAAATTTTTAAACATCTTTCCACGCGCGACGATCGCGGTGTAAAAGTGTTGCCGCAACTACTGTGGACCGCAGTCGCTAAGCCAAGCGGACATTCTACGGCATGGCCCGCTGCTTAATCAAGGCATTGGCCCCGCCCCAGCCCCGGGGGTCAGGCCAACGCCGTGGCCATCCTCTCCATCAGGCGGGCCACGAACCGCTCCGCATCCACCCCCACTGCGACTCTGGAGCGCCGCGAGGGCCCCATCTGAGTCTCATCGCCAATGGTGCGCCCGCGCGTAGGCCCCTCCACGTCGACCTTCATCGCGTGAGGCAGCCAGGTGATAATCGAATCGTCTTCGGCCGCGGCTACGGCCAGGGGATCGTGCAGACCACATCCGCCAAGGTACGGAGCCGTTACGGCATAGGCATCGATGTAATAATCAAGCATGTCAGCATAGGTGCGGCCCGCAGCCGTACCCAGGCCACGCCACGTGGCCGTATGCTCCGTGGTTAGCAGTGTCTGAAGCGTGACGTCCAGGCCCACCATCGAAATATCACGGCTTTGCCGCAGCATGTAATCGCTGGCCGGGGGATCCTGGTGCACGTTGGCCTCGGACCAGGGGGTGACATTGCCCGGCACGGTAAGGGCCCCGCCCATGAACACAATGCGGGCATTGTGGGCGAAATCCTCGGACTGCTTCATAGCCTGGGCCACCGTGGTTGACGGCCCCGTGGACACAATCACTAAGTCATCGCCATGGCTCGCCACGGCGCCTATCAGAAAGTCCACCGCCGAGCCTGCTTGCACCCCGCGGCTGCTGCGGGCAACGTCTACGTTGCCAATGCCATTGCCGCCATGGATGAAACGGGAAATCTCAAGAACCTCAAAGCCCTGCCTATCACTGGCATGCCCTGGCCCCGCATAGACCGGGATATCGGGCCGGGCAAGCAAGTCAAGCAGGGACAAGGTATTGGCCACGCCCTGTTCAACGGTGACGTTACCGTAGGTGCCCGTTACCGCCAGTAGTTCAAGGTCCGGGGACCCCAAGGCATAGGCAAGGGCCAGCGCATCATCAATACCAGTATCTAGATCCAGGATGATTTTGCGAGCCATGGCTACACCTCCTCCGGTTTAATTGTCACCTTTAAGCAAGAAAAACTTCGATGCCGGCCATCCATGGTCTTTGGCATCTTGCGCCAAGACATCGCGGGCATGGGCTACATCCCGAGCCATGGCTTCGAGAAGCTCACCTATGGAGCTGAATTTGACCATATCGCGCAAGTGATCCACGAACAACACCGTTGCCTCATGGCCGTAAAGATCGGCCTGCCGGTCAAGCACGAAGGATTCGACCGAGCGCTGTTCGTCGCCGAAAGTGGGATTGGTGCCAACGGATATGGCCGCGGCATAGGCCATACCCGGGCGCATATTGCCGTCAATCGGCACTGACTGGTCATGCACTATGAACCACCCGGCGTAGACGCCATCGGCCGGAATTGCGTAATGGTCCTGAAAGTATTGGTTAGCGGTTGGGAACCCCAGCTCCTTGCCGCCACGGCCCGCGCCGCGGACTACGGGGCCGGTGATGGAGAAATGCCGGCCCAGCGCCCAGTTCGCGGTGCGGATATCCCCGGCGTTGAGCCGGTCGCGGATGAGGGTTGAACAAATCTTTACCCCGTCATCATGCAGCAGCTCAACCACATCCACGGCAAACCCATGCGCGAGGCCTAACTCTTTCATCTTTGCGGCCGTTCCGGCGCGGCCTGCGCCGAAGGTGAAGTTCTCCCCCACCACGACGCGTTCGGCGTGAAGGGTGTCCACCAGCAATGACTGCGCATAATCC
Encoded here:
- the rpsO gene encoding 30S ribosomal protein S15 encodes the protein MALSTEKKAEILKEYGLHETDTGSPEAQVALLTSRINTLTEHLKYHKHDHHSRRGLLLLVGRRRGLLKYLAANNVDRYRDLISRLGLRR
- a CDS encoding nucleoside hydrolase produces the protein MARKIILDLDTGIDDALALAYALGSPDLELLAVTGTYGNVTVEQGVANTLSLLDLLARPDIPVYAGPGHASDRQGFEVLEISRFIHGGNGIGNVDVARSSRGVQAGSAVDFLIGAVASHGDDLVIVSTGPSTTVAQAMKQSEDFAHNARIVFMGGALTVPGNVTPWSEANVHQDPPASDYMLRQSRDISMVGLDVTLQTLLTTEHTATWRGLGTAAGRTYADMLDYYIDAYAVTAPYLGGCGLHDPLAVAAAEDDSIITWLPHAMKVDVEGPTRGRTIGDETQMGPSRRSRVAVGVDAERFVARLMERMATALA
- a CDS encoding bifunctional riboflavin kinase/FAD synthetase; protein product: MNIWYGMDNFPRDLGPTVATIGVFDGVHRGHQELITAAVKAAKETGATPVMVTFDPHPVSVFLPERAPLAVASTEKRIIEAEKLGIEGVLVIDFTKELSGLSPEDYAQSLLVDTLHAERVVVGENFTFGAGRAGTAAKMKELGLAHGFAVDVVELLHDDGVKICSTLIRDRLNAGDIRTANWALGRHFSITGPVVRGAGRGGKELGFPTANQYFQDHYAIPADGVYAGWFIVHDQSVPIDGNMRPGMAYAAAISVGTNPTFGDEQRSVESFVLDRQADLYGHEATVLFVDHLRDMVKFSSIGELLEAMARDVAHARDVLAQDAKDHGWPASKFFLLKGDN